The Anoplopoma fimbria isolate UVic2021 breed Golden Eagle Sablefish chromosome 1, Afim_UVic_2022, whole genome shotgun sequence region AAGTTCCAATTTTGCAATAACTGTCTTTATACTCACAAATCAATCTTCCTGCAAACTGTGCATGCAtttaaacatattcaaatttaCAGTATATTGAAATTTGGTAGTAAAAACTTATAAGCCAAGCGCaggcatgaaaagaaaaggcagGAAGAAACATTCACAGAGCACAAAACCACTACAAAGGATGCCACATTGGGCTGACAGCTATTAGAGAAATCGTGAGCAAATTCAGCATTTCTAGAGGAAATGAAGGCGACGTGCTGCTTGCAGCACTTGCGATGCAACGATTGTGTAACAGCCGGGGAGTCTGAGCTGCCTCGGAAAGCGGTCTGTCTTCTGTTAAAGGtaatgaagaagaggagaggaagcaaaTGGGCTTATCTCCGAGCTTGTCCCTGTGCGTGTTGACCCAGCTGCTGATGTAGAGGATGTGTGCACAGGTGCAGTCCCACAAGTTACCTGACAGATACACAGAGTTAAGGTTTCTCAAAGGCTCCAAAGTCTCATTCTCCACTGCTCTCAGCTGGTTGCACCTCAAACTCAATTTCTGGAGGTTCGTGAGTCCTTGAAATACATCCGGCTGCAGGTGACCCAGCCGGTTCCCATCCAAGTTGAGTTCTGTGAGCTTCGAGAGTCCGGCAAACAGCTGAGGGTGTAAACTGTTCAGGCTGTTGTTCTTTAGCAGAAGCTTACGGAGGAAGTTAAGGGTATAGAAGGTGTTGAACGGGATGTCACGGAGCTGATTGAAGCCCAACCTGAGCTCTTTAAGGCGCGTCAGCCCTACGAAGTCATCGGGAGACAGCTCCGTGATACGGTTACTGTCCAGATCCAGTGTGTTCAGATTTGTAAGGTTAGTGAACAGGCCTGTAGGATGAAGGTGGGCTATGTGGTTTTCATTTAGTCTTAGCTCTTTCAAACCTATGAGGTCTATGAACTGGTCCTGGTGTAGAGAGGCGAGATGGTTGCGAGAGAGCTTCAGTGAACATAGTCTCACCAAACCGTGGAAGACCGAGTGATGTAGAGACCTGATGTGGTTGTCATCCAGGTGTAGCTCTTTAAGGGCCCTCAGCTTGTGGAAAAGGCCTTTTGGAAGGTGCCTCAGAGTGTTGTACTCCAAGTACAGGTTCTGCAGTGACTTGAGCTTGTTGAACAGAGCAGGGTGGAGCTCCGGGATGTGGTTGTTTGACAGCTGTAGCTCGTTGAGTCTGGAAAGTGAATCAAACACCCCGACTGGTATGGTGGAGATCTGATTGCAGTCCAGCTGGAGTTCTTGCAGGTTGTTTAAGTTGCTGAACACGTCCGGAGGAAGAGATGTCAGTCTGTTCCTGAACAAATCGAGTAACTTGAGGCTGATCAGGTCCTTGAAAACTTTTGAGGGAAGAGAATCTATGAGGTTGGAACTGAGGTCCAGCTCACTAAGCGTGGTCAGACCTCTCAGCGACCCCTCAGAAAGAGTGGTCAGCTTGTTGTTGCTCAAGTCTAGATGAATCAGTAGGCCCATTGAGGAGAAGCAGTCCTCTGGAAGGCCGGTGAAGCTGTTCATATGTAGATGCAGATACCTGAGCCTGTCCACATCCCTCAGTGCTTCAGCTGGAACAGCGTCCAGCATGTTATCACTCAGGTCAAGCTGCTGAAGACCTGTCGCTCCTCCGAAGCTGGCCTCGTCCAACCTTGTGATTCTGTTTCTGGATAGAACGAGTTTCTCCAACGCAGTGGAGTTCTTAAACACACCACCCTCTATGTCCACTATATTGTTATGGCTGAGGTGGAGTTCATTGAGGGAGAAGGCTCCTTCCAATCCACCGGCCTGTAACATTTGAATCTGGTTGAAGTTCACATACAGCGTCTTCAGATTGGCTAATCCGCGGAGGAATCCGATCGGTAGATATTGGATTTGGTTCTCACTCAGGTCCAGTAAGGTCAGAGCAGGGCAGTTGAAGAACTGACCAGGGTGTAGAAGCTTCACATCATTGTTGCGTAGGAAGAGCTTGGACAGCTGCATCATATTGGGCCAAACTGGGTTGAGGGATAGGAAGACACTCAGCTGATTCTTAGTCAGGTCCAGGACCTAAAGAATAACAAGTAAGGAGAGAAGACTTGTCCGTCATCTATAATTCTAAtatcaaagaaataaacatcatATTATTAGTTTAAGATAATATATCAAACTTGATGTTTCCTGGAAGCCTAAGTGGTTAAATTTGTTTCAGAATAGATTAGCCTATGGGatggaaattagttttttaaaagcagaatttcattttttttcaattttaatgGAGTGGTCAGTGTTGATTTTGCaccttttatatgtaaaaacaaatctctATTTTACTGGAGGTACTGTGCAGGACTATTTCTTGTCTGGGAGTAATTTCCTGGAGTCTCTGTTAGCTGTCTGACAACTGGTAGAAATAGTCAGACAACAAATTGTactgattaaatataaaacaagataTTGCACATTAATTAGTGAGATTTAGATGTGCTGGCAAGTGTTTGACTATCTCTTTAAagctcttcatttttttttatcactttggGGGCAGAAGATCTATGAAACAAGCTAACAGACATAGCTGTACATTCTATTGCTTATTAAAGATAAGTTGTTAGTCAAATGTAGCCCATTTACATCTCAAGCATGGGAAAATATTCATTTAGAGTTTTGTTTCAGTTCATTTGGGGAATGTAACTCTTATATTTCCTCTACTATTAGCTCTGTTGCTCTCCTttggaaatatctgtctctttagatACTTGATGTTATTCATTGCAGATATAAGAAATGTAAACTAGTAGACCACTGATTTTCCAGGCAGCCATTGGTTTCCATTCACCAAAGTGCGAGAGTTGAGAGGTGAAACACCAGTGTGGTTTGTTTATgaaggttcagttcagttcatcaCTTGCTGCAGGAAATCAAcagtagacagacaggaaaATCTAAACCCGGGACTTCCCTGCTGCAGGAGTCTCTAACGAGTACAGCGCTGCATCCCTTTTCATAAAGCATCTCACACCCAGTACAGTTTCCAGGCTTCTTTATGTTTCGTACCTGCAGCTCGTCCAGCTCACGTCTGGGTATTTCCTGTATCTCATTGTAGGAGACGTACAGCTGCTCTGTGCCCTCTGGCAGCTCGGGGATCTGGTCCAGTCCTTTCTCCTGACACACTACGGTGGTCAGATTGTGGAGACACTGACAGGTTGGAGGGCAGAGGTTAGACGCCCACACCGAGAGGCCCAGGGAGGCCAAGGTGAAGGCTGCCAGCATGGTCATCtacagatgaaaacaaacatggagtAGTGAGACGGTACAATAGTGTTCCATTCCAAAGTGTTTTATACACACTGTAcatgaaaaaagtatttcaagtTTGCTTTGGTTTTGGATGACAAGATCTGAAAGAGAATTAAGTAAATAAGGCATCAGTGTTAAAACTATTCTCTATAGCATTTGTTCATAATTTGCTGATTTGCAAGGGCTTCAATTTATATAGGTAAATTGACTTCAAATAcctatatatataagataagataagataaaataaaataaaataatcatttttgttAGAGATAgagatttacaggattacagcagcatagagtatagtgcaaacaagagacatagtaaaaaacaagatcaaaacaagtattataaataagtaaataagtaattaaacagtaaagaatattaaataagtaaaacaaatccacaataactaaaatattatatatacagacagaataattattgtattgataatatattatatgtgtGATAAggagtttatttttgtattgtacaTTGTATAAAGTGcatcactttttaaaactttggtTAATTATGACAAACAGTATAAATTACAATCTAAATAGCTTCaagatttatatttttgggTCAAAAGTGTTCAATTATCTATTCAGTTAATCATTCATTAGTGTTACTTTccttatttattctcttttaaataaaaacttacCACTGATGTGAAGGCAGTGCTTGAGGTTGTGTTTCGTTGCAGGATGGTTTTGCTCAAAGCCGACTGTGCTGGCTGTCTTTATACTTGACTGCAGAGGATGCTGTGGGAGATGGGTCTGTCTGTTGCAGAGGAAGACATGAAGTACTTTTTCTAAGAACAACCACAAAAAGGGTCATTCAAACTGAGGTGGAAACTGCATGACACGGTTTCAGTGGTGCATCTGAAGACGGAGACCAAAAAATCTCTCCAGTGCACAAACTAATCACATTAGTAGGTCCATCACGCGATGACTTCTTCTTCCAGAGAAATTGTGACTCAATATGGAATGGccttatattaataataatacagaatCCTGTTGTTTAAATAATAGTGTGatcatgcagacacacacacacatacacacacctacctGTATACTTAAAGGCTAATCTTATAAACATCTGTGAATTTGGCTCAAAAGCAGttttaatataacaaaaaatattaagaagTGTTTCTATTTTAAAGTATAGTTGAGATAATCTTCATTCTCATGCTACTTCATGcagtttatcatttttctttgtgtttcattaCAGGACATGGATATCATCATACACATCACTGTGTACTATACAGGGCTGCTCCTCACTAGCAAAAAgaagagaacatttttatttttatttagaagGGTCTTaaaattttactttaactttattgTCCCCGAGGGAAATTTGTCTTGCTGCCAGGTAAAACATCGTACACACAGAGATGTAGACACACAGActcatgtacaaaaaaaacacaataaataccTGAATGCATCAGTTGAGTATGCCATAAATAAGTCCCCAGTATCAGTTGGGTAATCATGAGTGTTTAACAGTTTGGTGGCCTGAGAAATAACAGAATTATTCTCCTGCAAAAGCTGCCTCAGTATATCTTTTCTCAAATTTAAAACCACCATTCACCAGACCAGCTCTGCTTTGTTTAACTGTAGTTAGTcctaaaatagaataatattAGGTACATTTTAAAAGCCTGCCTTCCACAACTCTGAACCtcataaatagaaataattgCTGCGTATTTTAAAGCTTTGAAGCTTTTCAGTGAGGTCTGGTGTCCGATGCTTTATGTGCTTTTGTGATGTCTGTCCCTCCCCTTCACTCACATCCTCACTTCAGCCCTTTATGTTGCCATTCTGACATCCGTCCACCAGATGGCCTCAGACTGTCCCACTTGTCTCAGTCACTTTACTTTCCCATCCAGCTGCTCACCAACCCTGCAATATATTATGAGGCCATTTCCGCTCATCCCCTGTCAGATTTTCACTGTGGATTATGTCTGTGCTTTTCACCTACCTTaacctgaaccagaaccagaaccacaaCCTGAACCTGAACATGAACCTGAACCTGATATGTTCTTGAAATTTTACTTGTTCCTGACCTGCTCACATGTTATGCCCCTTTTTGGATTTGTTTGACCTAAATGTCCCTGTTTTCTGTtctattataaaataataattctctTAACTCATGATGAGATCAACAATACTTATGATTTTGACAAAATACATCATAATCTTGACTTTACTTACCATCTCAAACTTCTTGAGTATCTCATAATTTTGATTTAGTGACTTAAAGTTGAAcattcttttatatatatatatataaagtatgttatatatatatatatatatatatatatatatatatatatatatatatatatatatatataaatatagcgggtaaaataagtattgaacacgtcaccatttttctcagtaaatatatttctaaaggtgcaattgacatgacattttcaccagatgtcggtaacaacccaagtaatccatacatacaaagaaaaccaaacaaataagttcagaaattaagttatgtgtaataaaatggaatgacacagggaaaaagtattgaacacataaagaaagggaggtgcaaaaaggcatgggaagccaagacaccagctgaaatctatcagtaattagaaagcaatcctgctccttgtcagtgcaaattaatatcagctggttcagtcccaactgatggcctataaaaagctGTCTCATtgccaaggtgtcacacaagaaacatctcatgatgggtaaaagcaaagagctctctcaagaccttcgcaaccttattgctacaaaacatactgatggcattggttacagaaggatttctaaacttctgaatgttccagtgagcactgttggggccataatcttgaagtggaaagaacattatttcaccataaaccgcccacgaccaggtgctcctcgcaagatttctgacagaggagtgaaaataattatcagaagagttgtccaagagccaaggaccacttgtggagagcttcagaaagacctggaattatctgatacaattgtttcaaagaaaacaataagtaatgcatcaaccgccgtggcctgtatgcacgctcaccacgcaagactccactgctgaagaaaaagcatgttgaagctcgtttaaagtttgctgcctgtagacaagcctgtgaaacactgggagaatatagtctggtcagatgagaccaaaattgaactctttggatgccataatacacaccatgtttggaggtcaaatggcactgcacatcaccccaaaaacaccataccaacagtgaagtttggaggtggaacatcatggtgtggggcggtttttcagcatacggcactggcaaacttataattgaaggaaggataaatatctgctgccatctaccaggatgatgaagatgaaacgagggtggacatttcagcaagacaatgatcccaaacacacggccaaggaaactctcaattggtttaaagaaggaaaataaagctgctagaatggcccagccaatcacctgacttgaatccaatataaaatctatggaaagaactaaagataagagttcatagaagaggcccacggaaccttcaagatttgaagactgtttgtgtggaagaatgggccaaaatcacacctgagcaatgcatgcgactagtttctccatacaggaggcgtcttgaagctgtcatcaccaacaaaggcttctgtaccaagtattaaatacatttcagtaagcgtgttcaatactttttccctgtgtcattccattttattacacataacttaatttctgaactcatttgttttgttttctttgtatgtatggattacttgggttgttaccgacatctggtgaaaatgtcatgtcaatagcacctttagaaatatatttactgagaaaaatggtgacgtgttcaatacttattttacccgctgtatatatatatatttatattttgatatttgatgtAAAAAAGTTTCACTTAGTATTTTGATATTTGAGCATGAGTAttcaattaaaagaaatatcACGCATAATTTTAACTTTATAGTCCTTGAGGGAAAAGTTTTCTTGCAGCCCTGTAAAACATAGAAGATACAGAGACTTAACggataaaacaagataaaaaacatcaaacatgaatacatcattaatctttcttctcttcttttaccAACCTTGTGTTGCTGGAAAGGGAATGTATGTTAGATGGTTAAGTTCTGTGCTTTAGAGGTTAAAGTTCAAATGATGCTGAGGTTAGGGTAAGGCTGGGGGTTAGGCTTGTAGTCATCATGGTTACGCTCAAGATCTAGGGAATACATCGTGTCAGTgagggtcctcacaagtatccaaatatgtgtttgtatgtgtgttgatGTCCTCGGGGTCAGCGTGAGCCACTGGCTGAATCAATCCCTGCTGACGTGCTTGGATCAGAACAAATCACTAGctgctgtacacacacacgcacacacacacacacacacacactcacacacacacaaatgtagaAAGCAACAGAAACAGACTCACCCCCCTCCCTTACTTTTCCAAAGTCCATTAGATGTATTGACAATTCCacatccagtttttttttttgttcccctcCTCTAATTGGTTTATGCACAGCTGACCGGACAGCGTGGCTGATGATGTTGGTGTAACACAGTGTTCAGAACCGGCTCTGCAATCCATGGAAATATGGACTGCTGCTCTGCTTGTTCTTTTCCAGCATCGATTCTCTCAGCAGCCGCTCTCTGCCCTTCTGGTAaacctctcctcttcctctgccacTGTTCTCCAAAGGGATGACAGTGACTCTGCTCGCCGCTCGCTCACCTGCTAGTTCCAGTATCAGCCTCTCTGTCTGAAGCGTGTTGTGTCACTCAAGGTCTCAGTCCCAGACAAGGAAGTAGGTGTGCGAGGGAAAGGATGAGGCCCTGGGTTCGCTCCAACCGGTCCAGATCAGTCCAGGTAAGACTTCTGATTTGTTCATGAGTAAAATATGAATCCCTGTGCTCAAGGTTGTGAATACCTGACATTTGTagcatgatgatgatttttGACAAGTTTTGACAAATTTACTTGACATATTCATAAAATCTGAGTtgatatttataacattttattttctgggCTTCGGTGCAATAACATGATCTTTTTTATCAGTCGCTAGAAAGCATTGTGGGTTCATGTTGAACATGAAGGTCAGAGATTAGCCTCAGCTTCTAGAGGTCCCGTTTTTTGCTTCAGTGGGGCAGATTCACGACCTCCTGATATGTGGCGTTGATCCCTCATATTCCAGGCTTAAAACAGCTTCTTTAACTAAATCAGCTAAACCACCCAGGGTTGCTGCTTTAACGGTGATGCTAATTCATATGGTATaacatctctttttctctcatttctgtttttcaataTGTGTGACTTGCAACCTTGACATATGCATGGTATCAGGAGCTACTACATGAGATACACACCACTGTGTTGCAACTTTAATGCTTTAAACTGTGGTAATTGTGCCTACTGTTTAAGTAAGTTGTGAATAAGTGTTGGTTGAATTgtctttaatgtgtttaatcGTAATCCTGATGCAAACAAACATCGTGAGCTAGAGGCAAATGTCCTGTTAGGAGGTCTCCATAAACTTCTGGTaccattctctctcacacacacacacacacacacacacacacacacacacacacacacacacacacacacacacacacacacacacacacacacacacacacaatactgcatgcatgcatgaacGCAGTGGTGGTACCTTTAAGAACATGTGGATAAGGGTGGGTGAGGGATGTTTGTGTTTCGATGCTGTTGGAAATattgtgttgttggtttttaaaaaccgcaacataaaacatatatttttgagatCTAAACTGGTCTGTGTGCACACATCAACATTTGTGATGAGCAACGTGAATATTcatgaaaattgaaaaaattgaggagacaaagaaaagtacataaaggagaaaataaagtgcagtgtttttttttaaatgtttttttatgttatttctttaaaataagcCAAAGAGAGCAAATTAAAGTGATTGTTATTAAGACAGGTGGCCTCTCCTTATTGGGGCATCACCCCCATATCCTACCCAGTGCTTTTCCAGTCCTCATCTGACAGGCGTGTAGTGGATTTAGAAAAGAATAAACAGGTGGTGTTTTTCAGATTTaggccaaagaaaaaaacatttctctgtcaCTGTTGGAGGAGCCTTTGAAATGGCTCATTATTAACCAATGATGATGTATTTATGGTGCAATGAACATGAACATaggggggcggctgtggcgtagtggagagcacggtagttctccaatcagagggtcggtggtttgatacccggcttcggcagtcgatgtgtccttgggcaagacacttaaccccaagttgctcctgaaggcttgccatcggtgtggactggatgatgaatgttagttagagtctgatggtggcaccttgatggtagcctgtcatcagtgtgtgaatgggtgaatgatatgtaatatactactgattgtaagtcgctttggagaaaagcgtctgctaaatgactgtaatgtaatgtaacatgagaaaagaaaaaaagaaaactagtACTGCTAAAGCCAAGAatcatatatataaaacagaaagGTTTACCATaagaacatataaaaaatatggtaataatgataacaataagaattataagaataagaataattgtcatcatcatcattattacaaCAGGAGTTGTTAATGATATATTAAGACTaagtgaaaagagaaaaatcaagTATTAAttatataccgtattttccgcactataaggcgcacttaaaagcctttaattttctcaaaaaacgacagtgcgccttataatccggagcgctttatatatggattaattctggttgtgcttactgacctcgaagcggttttgtgtggtacacggcgctctgtcaacatgttttagtagacttagtaaactacaaagaaaccgcagcagcatcacggccaccgtagtcaggagcgtcgcggagtaatacacactgtgcttcaccataataacagtgtgtgtgtataaggttcaccatcacatacagtgtgtgtgtataaggttcaccatcacattacagtgtgtgtgtataaggttcaccatcacattacagtgtgtgtgtataaggttcaccatcacattacagtgtgtataaggttcaccatcacattacagtgtgtgtgtataaggttcaccatcacattacagtgtgtgtgtttaaggaccaacatggcacctgtcaagagacacgcttacgacgcggactgaacactcaaggctgtcagtcaccaggagaacatgggaatagagcagctgcgagagaatggGTTTTAtgtgtatgaacaaatgtctcaataaagttattgaattaaaaaaaaaaaaaaatctacccggcatgcaatgcgcggtgatcggtgaacgaacctatttccatccgggtgctccggtcaccgggattctaccgggacgcctcctctagctcccagacggctcaacctcctctagctatgctagctatgctagctatagaggaggttgagccggccggtccaccggtaccggtaccgtgaaaaacaccggtaatccggcacaccggtatacaggaggatgagccgtccagataaacatccgtgaaaacatcataacgtgacgtcactgcaccgcgactgtgacaaacacgaaacattaaataaagataatgaaacattaaataaagataatgaaacattaattaaataaagataatgaaacattaaataaagaaaataaaagatttaatgaagagaatgaaacattaaataaagataatagatgatattgcagcctttgtggcatcaacttaagatcttaaaaataagaacttgaaaatttaaatatatacatatatatatatatatatatatatatatatatatatatatatatatataatatattgtgttttatatgtatgaacaaatgtctcaataaagttattgaatttaaaaaaaatattatttaaaaaaaaaaaaaaaaaaaaaaaatctacccggcatgcaatgcgcggtgatcgccggaacctatttcccggtcaccgggattctaccgggacgcctcctctagctcccagacggctcaacctcctctagctatgctagctataggaggttgagccggccggtccaccggtaccgctaccgtgaaaaacaccggtaatccggcacaccggtatacaggaggatgagccgtccagtgaaacatccgtgaaaacatcatgacgtgacgtcactgcaccgcgactgtgacaaacacgaaacattaaataaagataatgaaacattaaataaagagaatgaaacattaattaaataaagataatgaaacattaaataaagaaaataaaagatttaatgaagagaatgaaacattaaataaagataatagatgatattgcagccttcgtggcatcaacttaagatcttaaaaataagaacttgaaaatttaaatatatacatatatatatatatatatatatatatatatatatatatatatatatatatatatatatatataaatatattgtgttttaaatgtatgaacaaatgtctcaataaagttattgaatttaaaaaaaaaaaattaaaaaattttttttaaaaattaaaaaaaaaaaaaaaaaaaaaaatctacccggcatgcaatgcgcggtgatcgccggaacctatttcccggtcaccgggattctaccgggacgcctcctctagctcccagacggctcaacctcctctagctatgctagctataggaggttgagccggccggtccaccggtaccgctaccgtgaaaaacaccggtaatccggcacaccggtatacaggaggatgagccgtccagtgaaacatccgtgaaaacatcatgacgtgacgtcactgcaccgcgactgtgacaaacacgaaacattaaataaagataatgaaacattaattaaagagaatgaaacattaattaaataaagataatgaaacattaaataaagaaaataaaagatttaatgaagagaatgaaacattaaataaagataatagatgatattgcagccttcgtggcatcaacttaagatcttaaaaataagaacttgaaaatttaaatatatacatatatatatatatatatatatatatatatattgtgttttatatgtatgaatccatccatccatccatccatccatttcctatttattaaaaatttcgcgggggcagcaagctaaggagggtcctccagacgtccttctccccagcaacactttccagctcctcctggggaaccccgaggcgttcccaggccagacgagatatataatctctccagcgtgttctgggtctacccggggcctcttaccagttggacgtgcctggaaaacctctaaagggaggcgtccaggaggcatcctgatcagatgcccgagccacctcagctggcccctttcgacgcgaaggagcagcggctcacTCCGAGTgaccctccggatgtctgagctcctcaccctatctctaaggct contains the following coding sequences:
- the si:dkey-182i3.11 gene encoding insulin-like growth factor-binding protein complex acid labile subunit, with product MTMLAAFTLASLGLSVWASNLCPPTCQCLHNLTTVVCQEKGLDQIPELPEGTEQLYVSYNEIQEIPRRELDELQVLDLTKNQLSVFLSLNPVWPNMMQLSKLFLRNNDVKLLHPGQFFNCPALTLLDLSENQIQYLPIGFLRGLANLKTLYVNFNQIQMLQAGGLEGAFSLNELHLSHNNIVDIEGGVFKNSTALEKLVLSRNRITRLDEASFGGATGLQQLDLSDNMLDAVPAEALRDVDRLRYLHLHMNSFTGLPEDCFSSMGLLIHLDLSNNKLTTLSEGSLRGLTTLSELDLSSNLIDSLPSKVFKDLISLKLLDLFRNRLTSLPPDVFSNLNNLQELQLDCNQISTIPVGVFDSLSRLNELQLSNNHIPELHPALFNKLKSLQNLYLEYNTLRHLPKGLFHKLRALKELHLDDNHIRSLHHSVFHGLVRLCSLKLSRNHLASLHQDQFIDLIGLKELRLNENHIAHLHPTGLFTNLTNLNTLDLDSNRITELSPDDFVGLTRLKELRLGFNQLRDIPFNTFYTLNFLRKLLLKNNSLNSLHPQLFAGLSKLTELNLDGNRLGHLQPDVFQGLTNLQKLSLRCNQLRAVENETLEPLRNLNSVYLSGNLWDCTCAHILYISSWVNTHRDKLGDKPICFLSSSSLPLTEDRPLSEAAQTPRLLHNRCIASAASSTSPSFPLEMLNLLTISLIAVSPMWHPL